The proteins below are encoded in one region of Bacillus vallismortis:
- the hemB gene encoding porphobilinogen synthase, producing the protein MSQSFNRHRRLRSSKAMREMVKETRLHPSDFIYPIFVVEGLEGKKAVPSMPDVYHVSLDLLKDEVAELVKLGIQSVIVFGIPEEKDDCGTQAYHDHGIVQKAITEIKKHFPEMVVVADTCLCEYTDHGHCGLVKDGVILNDASLELLAQTAVSQAKAGADIIAPSNMMDGFVTVIREALDKEGFVNIPIMSYAVKYSSEFYGPFRDAANSTPQFGDRKTYQMDPANRMEALREAQSDVEEGADFLIVKPSLSYMDIMRDVKNEFPLPLVAYNVSGEYSMVKAAAQNGWIKEKEIVLEILTSMKRAGADLIITYHAKDAAKWLAE; encoded by the coding sequence ATGAGTCAATCATTTAACAGACATCGCCGCCTGCGGTCTTCAAAAGCAATGAGAGAGATGGTGAAGGAAACGCGTTTGCACCCATCCGATTTTATTTATCCGATTTTTGTCGTTGAAGGGCTGGAAGGCAAAAAAGCTGTTCCGTCTATGCCTGATGTGTACCATGTTTCTTTAGATCTATTGAAGGATGAAGTGGCAGAGCTGGTCAAACTGGGCATTCAATCGGTCATCGTGTTCGGCATCCCGGAAGAAAAAGATGATTGCGGAACGCAAGCGTACCATGATCACGGCATCGTTCAAAAAGCCATCACAGAAATTAAAAAACACTTCCCTGAGATGGTTGTAGTCGCTGATACATGCTTATGCGAATATACAGACCACGGTCATTGCGGACTTGTCAAAGACGGGGTCATCCTCAATGATGCATCACTTGAGCTTTTAGCCCAGACAGCTGTCAGCCAAGCGAAAGCAGGTGCTGATATCATTGCGCCTTCAAACATGATGGACGGATTTGTTACCGTGATCAGAGAAGCGCTCGATAAAGAAGGGTTCGTGAATATTCCGATCATGTCTTACGCTGTGAAATATTCAAGTGAGTTTTACGGGCCGTTCCGTGATGCAGCAAACAGCACGCCGCAATTCGGGGACCGCAAAACATACCAGATGGATCCTGCCAACCGTATGGAAGCACTGCGCGAAGCACAATCAGATGTCGAGGAAGGCGCGGACTTTTTGATTGTCAAACCTTCGCTTTCATATATGGATATCATGCGTGATGTTAAAAATGAATTTCCTTTGCCGCTCGTTGCTTATAATGTAAGCGGAGAGTATTCAATGGTGAAGGCTGCAGCGCAGAACGGCTGGATCAAAGAAAAAGAAATCGTGTTAGAAATTTTAACAAGTATGAAGCGTGCAGGTGCCGATCTGATTATTACGTATCATGCGAAAGACGCAGCGAAATGGCTTGCGGAGTAA
- the valS gene encoding valine--tRNA ligase yields METNEQTMPTKYDPAAVEKDRYDFWLKGKFFEAGSDQTKEPYSVVIPPPNVTGRLHLGHAWDTTLQDIVTRMKRMQGYDVLWLPGMDHAGIATQAKVEAKLREEGTSRYDLGREKFLEETWKWKEEYAEFIRSQWAKLGLGLDYSRERFTLDEGLSKAVREVFVKLYEKGLIYRGEYIINWDPATKTALSDIEVIYKDVQGAFYHMSYPLADGSGSIDIATTRPETMLGDTAVAVHPEDERYKHLIGKTVLLPITNREIPIVGDDYVDMEFGSGAVKITPAHDPNDFELGNRHNLERILVMNEDGTMNENALQYQGMDRFECRKKLVKDLQEAGVLFKIEDHMHSVGHSERSGVVVEPYLSTQWFVRMQPLADAAIELQKKDEKVNFVPDRFEKTYLHWMENIRDWCISRQLWWGHRIPAWYHKETGELYVGLEAPEDSEKWEQDTDVLDTWFSSALWPFSTMGWPDVTAEDFKRYYPTDVLVTGYDIIFFWVSRMIFQGIEFTDERPFKDVLIHGLIRDEQGRKMSKSLGNGVDPMDVIDKYGADSLRYFLATGSSPGQDLRFSYEKVESTWNFANKIWNASRFALMNMDGLTYDELDLSGEKSVADKWILTRLNETIEHVTQLADRYEFGEVGRHLYNFIWDDFCDWYIEMAKLPLYGEDEAAKKTTRSILAYVLDQTMRLLHPFMPFLTEEIWQHLPHQGESITVSQWPVVVPEHTDTEAAADMKLLVELIRSVRNIRSEVNTPMSKQVELYIKTSTDEIAARLEANRSYVDRFTNPSVLKIGTDIEAVDKAMTAVVSGAEVILPLEGLINIDEEIARLQKEFDKLTKEVERVQKKLGNEGFIKKAPAHVIDEEREKEKDYVAKRDAVQKRIAELKG; encoded by the coding sequence ATGGAAACGAATGAACAAACAATGCCGACGAAATACGATCCGGCAGCGGTTGAAAAAGACCGATATGATTTTTGGCTAAAAGGCAAATTTTTCGAAGCGGGCAGCGATCAGACAAAAGAGCCATATTCTGTTGTCATTCCGCCGCCAAACGTAACAGGAAGGCTTCACCTTGGCCATGCGTGGGACACGACGCTGCAAGACATTGTAACAAGAATGAAACGCATGCAAGGTTACGATGTGCTGTGGCTTCCGGGTATGGACCATGCCGGCATCGCGACACAGGCTAAAGTGGAAGCGAAACTTCGTGAAGAAGGCACATCCCGTTACGATTTGGGCCGCGAAAAATTCCTTGAAGAAACGTGGAAGTGGAAGGAAGAGTATGCTGAGTTTATTCGTAGCCAGTGGGCGAAATTAGGGCTTGGCCTTGATTATTCCCGTGAACGCTTTACGCTGGATGAAGGCTTGAGCAAAGCGGTTCGTGAAGTTTTCGTTAAGCTATATGAAAAAGGCCTGATCTACAGAGGCGAATATATTATTAACTGGGACCCTGCGACAAAAACAGCTTTATCCGACATTGAGGTCATATACAAGGATGTCCAAGGCGCGTTTTATCATATGAGCTATCCGCTCGCTGACGGTTCAGGCTCAATTGACATTGCGACGACACGTCCTGAAACGATGCTCGGTGATACAGCTGTTGCCGTTCACCCTGAAGATGAGCGCTATAAGCACCTTATCGGAAAAACGGTGCTCCTGCCGATTACAAATCGTGAAATTCCAATTGTTGGTGATGATTACGTTGATATGGAATTTGGTTCAGGTGCGGTGAAAATTACGCCTGCTCATGATCCGAACGACTTCGAGCTTGGCAACCGCCACAATTTAGAACGCATTCTTGTCATGAATGAAGATGGAACGATGAATGAAAATGCTCTTCAATATCAAGGTATGGATCGTTTTGAATGCCGCAAAAAGCTCGTAAAAGATTTACAGGAGGCGGGAGTTCTCTTCAAAATCGAGGATCATATGCATTCTGTCGGCCATAGTGAACGAAGCGGGGTTGTTGTTGAGCCTTATCTTTCTACTCAATGGTTTGTGCGCATGCAGCCGCTTGCTGATGCAGCGATTGAGCTGCAGAAGAAGGACGAAAAAGTCAACTTTGTGCCTGACCGTTTCGAAAAAACGTATTTACACTGGATGGAAAACATCCGTGACTGGTGTATTTCCCGTCAGTTGTGGTGGGGCCACCGCATTCCTGCTTGGTATCATAAAGAAACAGGCGAGCTTTACGTCGGACTTGAAGCGCCTGAGGACAGCGAAAAGTGGGAACAGGATACAGACGTACTGGATACGTGGTTCAGTTCTGCACTCTGGCCGTTCTCCACGATGGGCTGGCCTGATGTAACGGCTGAAGACTTTAAACGTTACTATCCGACAGACGTTCTCGTGACAGGGTACGACATCATTTTCTTCTGGGTATCACGCATGATTTTCCAAGGGATTGAATTTACAGATGAGCGCCCGTTTAAAGACGTTTTAATCCATGGCTTAATTCGTGACGAGCAAGGCCGGAAAATGAGTAAATCTCTTGGCAACGGTGTCGATCCGATGGATGTCATTGACAAGTACGGAGCAGATTCTCTGCGTTATTTCCTTGCCACAGGAAGCTCTCCTGGCCAAGATCTGCGCTTTAGCTATGAAAAAGTGGAATCGACATGGAATTTCGCCAACAAAATTTGGAATGCCTCCCGGTTTGCATTAATGAACATGGATGGCTTAACATACGATGAGCTTGATCTGTCAGGTGAAAAATCAGTCGCTGACAAGTGGATTTTAACGCGATTAAATGAAACGATTGAGCATGTGACTCAGCTTGCTGATCGATATGAATTTGGTGAAGTCGGACGCCATTTATACAACTTTATTTGGGACGATTTCTGCGATTGGTATATTGAAATGGCGAAGCTTCCGCTTTACGGAGAGGACGAAGCGGCTAAGAAAACAACTCGTTCCATCCTTGCTTATGTACTGGATCAAACAATGCGCCTGCTCCATCCATTTATGCCATTCTTAACGGAGGAAATTTGGCAGCACCTTCCTCATCAAGGAGAATCCATTACAGTCAGTCAATGGCCTGTTGTCGTACCGGAGCATACCGATACTGAAGCGGCAGCTGACATGAAGCTTCTTGTTGAGCTAATCCGTTCTGTGCGCAATATCCGCAGTGAAGTCAATACGCCAATGAGCAAGCAGGTTGAATTGTATATTAAAACAAGCACAGACGAAATAGCAGCCCGCCTCGAAGCGAACCGTTCATATGTTGACCGCTTTACGAATCCGAGCGTGCTTAAAATCGGCACGGATATTGAGGCCGTTGATAAAGCGATGACGGCTGTTGTCTCAGGAGCAGAGGTGATTCTTCCGCTTGAAGGCTTGATTAATATTGATGAAGAGATTGCCCGCCTGCAAAAAGAATTCGATAAGCTGACAAAAGAAGTCGAGCGCGTCCAAAAGAAACTTGGAAATGAAGGATTTATCAAAAAAGCGCCTGCACACGTAATTGATGAAGAACGTGAAAAAGAAAAAGATTATGTGGCAAAGCGTGATGCTGTTCAAAAACGAATAGCTGAACTGAAGGGCTAA
- the hemD gene encoding uroporphyrinogen-III synthase: MENDLPLKGKTVLVTRNKAQAKSFQQKVESLGGKAVLTSLITFRPALPNDVAKQVKEDLAAPGWLVFTSVNGADFFFSYLKENQLILPAHKKIAAVGEKTARRLETHNVSVDVMPKDYIAEQLAETLKQHAEPAERITVIKGNLSRDVVKQELVPLGFEVKEWVVYETIPDEEGIEDLKKCASQYSFDYVTFTSSSTVHTFMHVLKEELKKWQMNRTACISIGPLTRDALMTYGITSHTPDTFTIDGMLELMCSMSREEERI, from the coding sequence ATGGAAAATGACCTTCCGTTGAAGGGAAAAACAGTGCTGGTCACCCGAAATAAGGCGCAGGCAAAATCGTTTCAGCAAAAAGTGGAGTCACTTGGCGGGAAAGCGGTTTTGACCTCATTAATTACGTTTCGCCCCGCTTTGCCGAATGATGTTGCGAAACAGGTGAAAGAGGACCTTGCTGCGCCCGGCTGGCTTGTTTTTACAAGTGTGAACGGAGCGGACTTCTTTTTTTCTTACCTAAAGGAAAATCAGCTTATTCTTCCTGCGCATAAAAAAATTGCGGCCGTCGGTGAAAAAACGGCCCGCCGTTTGGAAACGCATAACGTATCGGTTGATGTGATGCCTAAGGACTATATTGCTGAACAATTGGCAGAGACCCTTAAGCAGCATGCTGAACCTGCGGAACGGATTACCGTAATTAAAGGCAATTTGTCACGTGATGTGGTGAAACAAGAGCTTGTCCCGCTCGGTTTTGAAGTGAAGGAATGGGTTGTCTATGAAACGATTCCTGATGAAGAAGGCATTGAGGATCTGAAAAAGTGTGCGAGTCAATATTCATTTGATTACGTGACATTTACGAGTTCATCAACCGTACATACGTTTATGCATGTCTTAAAAGAAGAATTGAAAAAGTGGCAGATGAACAGGACGGCCTGTATCAGCATTGGGCCTTTAACAAGGGACGCCCTGATGACGTACGGCATCACATCGCATACGCCTGATACATTTACAATAGATGGCATGCTTGAGTTAATGTGCAGCATGTCAAGAGAGGAAGAGAGAATATGA
- a CDS encoding LysM peptidoglycan-binding domain-containing protein, with protein MPQNHRLQFSVEESICFQKGQEVSELLSISLDPDIRVQEVNDYVSIRGSLELTGEYNIDQNKHTEELYTDKRFVEEVRKREDGSAELTHCFPVDITIPKNKVSHLQDVFVFIDAFDYQLTDSRILTIQADLAIEGLLDDTADKEPEMPLYEAPPAIREEELSEPPIQSVLETSAPPEEQAELKDEPPELFISKAGLREELETEKAASAPPESIALEPESRESAKAPTRTEPETGEAEPQSEALEKEIQGMVHAEKETPEPAAATAVVREEADSAGEAEQHAESVSSKEEGETSVSPTLEYALRQEDQNEEAAQSEHAEPAFRQEEKAAAQPEHAEPALRQEEKAAAQPEHAEPAFRQEEKAAAQPGHAEPALRQEEKAAAQPGHAEPALRQEEKAAAQPGHAEPALRQEDEAAAQPEHAEPALRHEEREAAQPEHAEPALRHEEDEASEPVSESVLSIEENREKKSVSAPYTEDDEALQLHFNQKASSDETPQKELTTVYRTFLPEQEEEDSFYSMPKLLEKEEQEEDSFEIEVRKIPSAEEPEEETPYQSFQLPEASETERKEADAVPRVAPAAETKESQTKESDNSLYLTKLFTREEDEFSRMKICIVQQEDTIERLCERYEITSQQLIRMNSLALDDELKAGQILYIPQYNNSHA; from the coding sequence TTGCCGCAAAATCATCGATTGCAATTTTCTGTAGAAGAATCGATCTGTTTCCAAAAAGGACAGGAAGTTTCTGAACTGCTTTCTATTTCATTAGATCCTGATATTAGGGTTCAGGAAGTCAATGATTATGTATCAATCAGAGGATCGCTTGAACTTACAGGTGAGTACAACATAGATCAAAACAAACATACCGAGGAGCTTTATACTGATAAGCGGTTTGTTGAAGAAGTCAGAAAGAGAGAGGATGGAAGCGCGGAACTGACTCACTGTTTTCCTGTGGATATTACCATTCCTAAAAATAAAGTGAGCCATTTACAGGATGTCTTCGTCTTTATTGACGCATTTGACTATCAATTAACCGATTCGCGCATTTTAACGATTCAGGCTGATTTAGCGATCGAAGGGCTTTTGGATGATACAGCAGATAAAGAGCCGGAGATGCCTCTGTACGAAGCTCCTCCTGCAATTAGGGAGGAAGAGCTTTCTGAACCGCCGATCCAAAGTGTATTAGAAACGAGTGCGCCTCCGGAAGAGCAAGCGGAATTAAAGGATGAACCGCCAGAACTTTTTATCTCGAAAGCGGGGCTCCGTGAAGAACTGGAAACAGAAAAAGCAGCATCTGCTCCCCCGGAATCAATTGCCTTAGAACCAGAGTCGCGAGAAAGTGCGAAAGCTCCGACTCGTACAGAACCGGAAACAGGAGAAGCTGAGCCACAATCAGAAGCTTTAGAAAAAGAGATTCAAGGGATGGTTCATGCCGAAAAGGAAACGCCGGAGCCAGCAGCTGCAACAGCAGTTGTTCGTGAAGAAGCGGACTCTGCAGGTGAGGCTGAGCAACATGCAGAGAGTGTGAGTTCTAAGGAAGAAGGAGAAACATCAGTGTCTCCTACTCTTGAATATGCGCTGCGCCAAGAGGATCAAAATGAAGAAGCGGCTCAATCGGAGCACGCTGAGCCCGCGTTTCGTCAAGAAGAGAAAGCAGCGGCTCAACCGGAGCACGCTGAGCCTGCGCTTCGTCAAGAAGAGAAAGCAGCGGCTCAACCGGAGCACGCTGAGCCCGCGTTTCGTCAAGAAGAGAAAGCAGCGGCTCAACCGGGGCACGCTGAGCCCGCGCTTCGTCAAGAAGAGAAAGCAGCGGCTCAACCGGGGCACGCTGAGCCTGCGCTTCGTCAAGAAGAGAAAGCAGCGGCTCAACCGGGGCACGCTGAGCCAGCACTCCGTCAAGAAGATGAAGCAGCGGCTCAACCGGAGCACGCTGAGCCTGCGCTTCGTCATGAAGAGAGAGAAGCAGCCCAACCGGAGCACGCTGAGCCTGCGCTTCGTCATGAAGAGGATGAAGCTTCGGAGCCTGTATCTGAGTCCGTTCTCTCCATCGAAGAAAACAGAGAGAAGAAATCGGTGTCAGCGCCATATACGGAGGATGACGAAGCGTTACAGCTCCATTTCAATCAAAAAGCCAGCTCAGACGAGACGCCTCAAAAAGAGCTCACAACGGTATACCGCACCTTCCTGCCCGAGCAAGAAGAGGAAGATTCTTTTTATTCCATGCCTAAACTGCTGGAAAAGGAAGAACAAGAGGAAGACAGCTTTGAAATTGAAGTGAGAAAAATACCTTCGGCTGAAGAGCCTGAGGAAGAAACACCTTATCAATCCTTCCAGCTACCTGAGGCCTCTGAGACAGAAAGGAAGGAAGCGGATGCTGTTCCTAGGGTTGCTCCTGCTGCTGAAACAAAGGAATCTCAAACAAAGGAAAGTGATAATTCTCTTTATTTAACAAAACTCTTTACGAGAGAAGAGGATGAGTTTTCGAGAATGAAAATATGTATTGTTCAGCAGGAAGATACGATCGAACGTTTATGCGAACGGTATGAAATCACCTCCCAGCAGCTAATCAGAATGAATTCATTAGCCTTGGACGATGAGTTGAAAGCAGGACAGATCCTCTATATTCCACAATATAACAACAGCCATGCGTAA
- the hemL gene encoding glutamate-1-semialdehyde 2,1-aminomutase, whose translation MRSYEKSKAAFKEAQKLMPGGVNSPVRAFKSVDMDPIFMERGKGSKIIDIDGNEYIDYVLSWGPLILGHTNDRVVESLKKVAEYGTSFGAPTEVENELAKLVIDRVPSVEIVRMVSSGTEATMSALRLARGYTGRNKIVKFEGCYHGHGDSLLIKAGSGVATLGLPDSPGVPEGIAKNTVTVPYNDLESVKLAFQQFGEDIAGVIVEPVAGNMGVVPPQEGFLQGLREITEEYGSLLIFDEVMTGFRVDYQCAQGYFGVTPDLTCLGKVIGGGLPVGAYGGKAEIMEQIAPSGPIYQAGTLSGNPLAMTAGLETLKQLTPESYKNFIKKSDRLEEGISKAAEAHGIPHTFNRAGSMIGFFFTNEPVTNYETAKSSDLKLFANYYKGMANEGVFLPPSQFEGLFLSTAHTDEDIEKTIQAAEKVFAEISRG comes from the coding sequence ATGAGAAGCTATGAAAAATCCAAAGCGGCTTTTAAAGAAGCGCAAAAACTCATGCCGGGTGGTGTGAACAGCCCCGTTCGCGCATTTAAATCGGTAGACATGGACCCGATTTTTATGGAGCGCGGAAAAGGCTCAAAAATCATTGATATTGACGGAAACGAGTATATTGATTACGTCTTGTCATGGGGGCCTTTAATTTTAGGCCATACAAATGACCGCGTCGTAGAGAGCCTCAAAAAAGTGGCTGAATACGGGACAAGCTTTGGTGCCCCGACTGAAGTTGAAAATGAATTGGCAAAGCTCGTCATTGATCGTGTGCCATCTGTAGAAATTGTACGAATGGTCAGCTCCGGAACGGAGGCTACAATGAGTGCTCTTCGTTTAGCTAGAGGCTATACAGGCCGCAACAAGATTGTAAAATTTGAGGGCTGCTACCACGGACACGGCGATTCTCTCTTGATTAAAGCAGGTTCAGGAGTGGCTACTCTCGGTCTGCCGGATAGCCCTGGCGTGCCAGAAGGCATTGCGAAAAACACCGTTACTGTCCCGTACAATGATTTAGAAAGTGTAAAGCTTGCTTTCCAGCAATTCGGTGAAGACATTGCGGGTGTTATCGTAGAGCCGGTTGCCGGAAATATGGGGGTTGTTCCGCCGCAAGAAGGCTTCCTGCAAGGTTTGCGTGAGATCACGGAGGAATATGGTTCCCTGCTGATTTTTGATGAAGTGATGACTGGCTTCCGGGTCGACTATCAATGTGCTCAAGGCTATTTTGGCGTAACGCCTGATCTCACTTGTTTAGGAAAAGTGATCGGGGGCGGGCTTCCTGTGGGCGCTTATGGCGGCAAGGCTGAAATCATGGAGCAGATCGCTCCGAGCGGTCCGATCTATCAGGCGGGCACATTGTCAGGCAACCCGCTTGCGATGACAGCTGGCTTAGAAACATTGAAGCAGCTGACACCAGAATCCTACAAGAATTTCATCAAAAAAAGCGACAGGCTGGAAGAAGGCATTTCTAAAGCGGCCGAGGCTCATGGCATTCCGCATACCTTTAACCGCGCAGGCTCGATGATCGGTTTCTTCTTTACAAACGAACCTGTCACCAATTATGAAACAGCCAAATCATCTGATTTGAAGCTGTTTGCCAACTATTATAAAGGGATGGCGAATGAAGGTGTATTCCTCCCGCCCTCACAATTCGAAGGCCTTTTTCTTTCAACGGCCCATACTGATGAAGATATTGAAAAAACAATCCAAGCAGCTGAGAAAGTATTCGCTGAGATCAGCCGCGGATAA
- the cotN gene encoding spore coat protein CotN: MEDTQTVLQEYGLTAQFIEPVSPLVWKVYTDYGVFALKRLKAARGKQFTDHMVAIEEKGFRSFVNIYRTNSGEFFSGVQSGNSYYLMPWLQFDQEEERDQKHDYLFRETARLHERTVQEMKVSRDDIERYYGQTKRQWEQDKRFYEQFVDRAEKEWYLSPFELQAATYFSETISAVNFALERMEDWYESAKEKGVSRVVMNHGSLSIHHFLYNDAGTGYLTNFERASVGPPQNDLLGFYTKLFRGLPKACPECVEWYDAYTKSFPLRETEASLFLSYMAYPAAMYKVLNRYQTGKRQHEKDECTHLLKAYWQMKNIEPFVMKIHENEQAKKFQAENESTS; this comes from the coding sequence ATGGAAGATACCCAAACGGTTCTTCAGGAGTACGGACTGACTGCTCAATTTATTGAGCCTGTCAGTCCTCTAGTGTGGAAAGTGTATACAGACTACGGTGTATTTGCCCTGAAAAGATTGAAGGCGGCTCGCGGAAAACAGTTTACAGATCACATGGTGGCGATTGAGGAAAAAGGTTTCCGGTCGTTTGTCAACATTTACAGAACAAATAGCGGAGAGTTTTTCTCCGGCGTACAATCAGGAAATTCCTATTATTTAATGCCTTGGCTCCAATTTGACCAGGAGGAAGAACGGGATCAGAAACATGATTACTTATTTAGAGAAACAGCCCGTCTCCACGAGAGAACCGTGCAGGAAATGAAAGTCAGCCGTGATGACATTGAACGTTATTACGGACAAACGAAAAGACAGTGGGAACAGGATAAAAGATTCTATGAACAGTTTGTAGATAGAGCGGAGAAGGAATGGTATCTTTCTCCTTTTGAACTACAGGCAGCAACCTATTTTTCAGAAACCATTTCCGCGGTGAACTTTGCACTGGAGCGGATGGAGGACTGGTATGAGTCGGCTAAAGAAAAGGGTGTCTCGAGAGTTGTCATGAATCATGGCAGCCTGTCTATTCACCATTTTCTCTATAATGATGCAGGAACCGGGTATTTGACAAACTTTGAAAGAGCGTCTGTCGGGCCGCCGCAAAACGATTTGCTCGGCTTTTATACAAAATTGTTCAGGGGCTTGCCAAAAGCTTGTCCGGAATGCGTCGAATGGTATGATGCATACACGAAATCATTCCCTTTACGTGAAACAGAAGCCAGTCTTTTTCTCAGCTATATGGCATATCCTGCAGCCATGTACAAGGTGCTGAACCGTTATCAAACCGGGAAGAGACAGCATGAAAAAGATGAATGCACGCATTTATTAAAGGCTTACTGGCAAATGAAAAATATTGAGCCGTTTGTGATGAAAATCCATGAGAATGAACAAGCGAAAAAATTTCAGGCTGAAAACGAGTCCACGTCTTAA
- a CDS encoding bifunctional folylpolyglutamate synthase/dihydrofolate synthase — protein MFTAYEEARSWIHGRLKFGVKPGLGRMKQLMARLGHPEKKIRAFHVAGTNGKGSTVAFIRSMLQEAGYTVGTFTSPYIITFNERISVNGTPISDEEWTALVNHIKPHVEALDHTEYGQPTEFEIMTACAFLYFAEFHKVDFVIFETGLGGRFDSTNVVEPLLTLITSIGHDHMNILGNTIEEIAGEKAGIIKEGIPIVTAVTQPEAVQVIRHEAERHAAPFQSLHDSCIISNEASLPAGEQFSFKTGEKYYEDIQTSLIGTHQRQNAALSILAAEWLNRENIAHISDEALRNGLVQAAWPGRLELVQEHPPVYLDGAHNEEGVEKLAETMKQRFPDSRIFVVFSALKDKPYQNMIKKLETIAHAIHFAAFDFPRASLAKDLYDASEISNKSWNEDPDKVIEFIESKKGSNDIVLVTGSLYFISDIRKRLK, from the coding sequence TTGTTTACTGCATATGAAGAAGCGCGCAGCTGGATTCACGGGCGGCTGAAATTCGGAGTGAAGCCCGGACTCGGCCGAATGAAGCAGCTGATGGCGCGGTTAGGCCATCCTGAAAAGAAGATTCGCGCGTTCCACGTAGCAGGAACAAACGGAAAAGGATCAACTGTTGCATTTATCCGTTCTATGCTGCAAGAAGCCGGGTATACGGTTGGAACGTTTACGTCACCTTATATCATTACGTTTAATGAACGGATCAGCGTAAACGGGACACCGATTTCAGATGAGGAATGGACGGCACTCGTTAATCATATCAAACCGCATGTTGAAGCGCTGGATCACACAGAATACGGACAGCCGACGGAATTTGAAATTATGACGGCTTGTGCGTTTTTATATTTTGCCGAGTTTCATAAGGTCGACTTTGTTATTTTTGAAACAGGTCTAGGCGGTAGATTCGACTCTACGAATGTGGTTGAACCGCTGTTAACATTGATAACAAGCATCGGGCATGACCATATGAACATTTTGGGTAACACTATTGAAGAAATTGCAGGAGAAAAGGCCGGCATTATAAAAGAGGGTATTCCAATCGTTACAGCTGTTACTCAGCCGGAAGCCGTACAGGTCATACGTCATGAAGCTGAACGACATGCTGCACCGTTCCAATCATTACATGATTCATGTATTATTTCCAATGAAGCGTCTCTGCCTGCCGGAGAACAGTTTTCATTCAAAACGGGCGAGAAATATTATGAAGATATTCAGACATCTCTGATCGGAACCCATCAAAGACAAAATGCGGCTTTGTCCATTTTGGCTGCTGAGTGGCTCAATAGGGAGAATATTGCCCATATCAGTGATGAAGCGTTAAGAAACGGACTTGTACAGGCTGCTTGGCCGGGTCGGTTAGAGCTTGTTCAGGAACATCCGCCGGTATACTTAGATGGTGCGCATAATGAAGAAGGCGTTGAGAAGCTGGCGGAAACGATGAAACAGCGTTTCCCTGATTCCCGCATTTTTGTGGTGTTTAGCGCGTTAAAGGACAAACCGTATCAAAACATGATTAAGAAACTGGAAACCATAGCGCATGCGATTCATTTTGCTGCTTTTGATTTCCCGCGTGCTTCTCTTGCGAAAGATCTTTATGATGCAAGTGAAATCAGCAATAAAAGCTGGAATGAGGATCCGGACAAGGTAATCGAATTCATCGAAAGCAAAAAGGGCTCAAATGATATTGTGCTGGTTACCGGATCGCTCTATTTTATTTCTGACATTCGCAAAAGGTTAAAATAA
- a CDS encoding prepilin peptidase: protein MLPILFILGLILGSFYYTAGCRIPLHKSIVKPRSACSFCRQTLTPAELIPILSFLFQKGKCKSCGHRISFMYPAAELVTACLFAAAGIRFGSSLELFPAVVFISLLIMAAVTDIHYMLIPNKILIFFLPFLGAARLISPLDSWYADLLGAAAGFVFLALFAAITGGGIGGGDIKLFAVIGFVLGMKMLAAAFFFSVLIGALYGSAAVLTGRLAKRQPLPFAPAIAAGSILAYLYGDSIISFYIKIALG, encoded by the coding sequence ATGCTCCCCATTCTTTTTATTCTCGGGCTGATCCTTGGTTCGTTTTATTATACGGCCGGGTGCCGTATCCCCTTGCATAAATCTATTGTCAAACCCCGTTCGGCATGCTCGTTTTGCCGGCAGACATTAACTCCAGCAGAATTAATTCCCATCCTGTCATTTCTATTCCAAAAAGGAAAATGTAAAAGCTGCGGGCATAGAATTTCTTTTATGTATCCCGCGGCAGAGCTTGTGACAGCGTGTTTATTTGCCGCCGCAGGAATACGGTTTGGCTCGTCTTTGGAGCTGTTTCCCGCTGTCGTGTTTATCTCTCTTCTGATCATGGCAGCAGTGACAGATATTCATTATATGCTGATTCCAAATAAAATATTGATTTTCTTTCTTCCCTTTTTGGGTGCTGCCAGATTGATTTCTCCGCTTGATTCCTGGTATGCCGATCTGTTAGGTGCGGCTGCCGGATTTGTATTTCTGGCCTTATTTGCGGCAATCACAGGTGGCGGAATAGGAGGAGGAGATATTAAATTATTTGCGGTCATTGGCTTTGTGCTAGGTATGAAAATGTTGGCAGCTGCCTTTTTCTTTTCCGTTTTAATAGGTGCATTGTATGGATCGGCAGCTGTCCTGACTGGAAGACTCGCCAAAAGGCAGCCGCTTCCCTTTGCCCCCGCAATTGCGGCTGGGAGTATTTTAGCCTATTTATACGGCGACTCTATTATTTCTTTTTATATAAAGATAGCATTGGGCTGA